In Schizosaccharomyces osmophilus chromosome 1, complete sequence, the genomic window TGTCGTCTTGAtaagttttgaaaacataGAACAATGTCTGTTGAAATTAACTCCCTTTTGCATGCTGGATATTCCCATCCACTATTCCGAGAATGGCAAGCTACGCGTTCCATCACAAAGTCTGCATTAATGTACCCAATCTTCATTACAGATGAAGATGACGCCAAAGCAGAGATTCCCAGCATGCCTAATCAATTTCAATGGGGTGTAAATCGTCTTGAAGAGTTTCTTGGCCCTCTTGTTGAACGAGGACTTCGCAGCGTTATTTTGTTTGGCGTTATTACAgatttttctaaaaaggATTCCAGGGGTTCTCTCGCCGATTCAAACGAATGTCCTGTTGTAAGAGCCGTTAAAGAAATCCGTAGACTATTCCCTGATTTGGTTGTAGCCTGTGATGTCTGTTTGTGTGAATACACAAGCCATGGTCATTGCGGCATTCTTTATGATGATGGAACTGTCAATAACGCAAAGTCCGTTGAAAGAATTGCCGAAGTTAGTGGTAATTATGCTTTGGCAGGCGCCCATATAATTTCTCCTAGTGATTGCATGGATGGTCGAATTAAAGCCATCAAGTCAAAGTTCATGGAATTGGATCTTTCTCATCGTGTCGCTGTCATTTCTTACT contains:
- the hem2 gene encoding porphobilinogen synthase Hem2, encoding MSVEINSLLHAGYSHPLFREWQATRSITKSALMYPIFITDEDDAKAEIPSMPNQFQWGVNRLEEFLGPLVERGLRSVILFGVITDFSKKDSRGSLADSNECPVVRAVKEIRRLFPDLVVACDVCLCEYTSHGHCGILYDDGTVNNAKSVERIAEVSGNYALAGAHIISPSDCMDGRIKAIKSKFMELDLSHRVAVISYSAKFASGFFGPFRDAAGSAPSFGDRKCYQLPMNARGLARRAILRDLREGADGIMVKPGTPYLDVLAEAARLAEDYPIATYQVSGEFATIHAAANAGVFGLKQHVMETMHGFMRAGASLVLTYFTPELLEWLDN